One Microcaecilia unicolor chromosome 8, aMicUni1.1, whole genome shotgun sequence DNA window includes the following coding sequences:
- the LOC115475908 gene encoding uncharacterized protein LOC115475908: MFLSPSVESLETLQSTANVSVTLETENQTEKDFTHLLGHQCIFVDFERPDLERNVDPHITKLIPTIESESYTESPYFTSAERLDENQRPFVMEDQPPLLKGNVVLVTCRLILEKDFIPSFENPESLEYQKLALSFQEAVLPFYKLVPGFKRLDLLKIRKGTVVFEYNALFSVEVFRVMLKDFQSTLDMTGLPKLIKSGLTIANSTVISLSIPEKQAELCRDLLQCPVGFDCIYERNGSARCTSLCHRGFCKNNGICTHQRDQEPRCQCPVGHDSGLWA, encoded by the exons ATGTTCTTAAGCCCGTCTGTGGAAAGCCTAGAAACACTTCAGAGTACTGCCAATGTCAGTGTAACACTGGAAACAGAAAACCAGACTGAAAAGGATTTCACCCATCTTCTGGGACACCAATGCATTTTTGTTGACTTTGAGAGACCAGATTTGGAAAGAAATGTTGATCCTCATATAACAAAATTAATTCCCACTATAGAGAGTGAGAGTTATACAGAGTCTCCATACTTCACATCTGCTGAGAGACTCGATGAAAATCAAAGGCCTTTTGTTATGGAAGATCAACCCCCACTGTTGAAAG GGAATGTCGTGCTTGTTACCTGCAGATTGATTTTGGAAAAGGACTTCATTCCaagttttgaaaatccagaatcCCTTGAGTACCAGAAGCTAGCTCTGAGCTTTCAGGAGGCG GTTCTTCCATTTTACAAGTTGGTGCCTGGCTTTAAGCGGTTAGATCTGCTGAAGATCAG GAAGGGGACTGTGGTTTTTGAATACAACGCCCTGTTCAGTGTGGAGGTTTTCAGGGTGATGCTGAAAGACTTTCAGTCTACGCTGGACATGACAGGGCTGCCAAAATTAATCAAATCAGGCTTAACAATTGCTAATTCTACAGTAATTAGCCTTTCAATACCAG agaAACAGGCAGAACTGTGCAGGGATCTGCTGCAATGTCCTGTGGGTTTTGACTGCATCTATGAGAGAAATGGCAGTGCCAGGTGCACTTCGTTGTGTCACAGGGGATTCTGCAAAAACAACGGGATTTGTACTCACCAGAGAGATCAGGAGCCCAGGTGCCA GTGCCCAGTTGGCCATGATTCTGGTTTATGGGCGTGA